One genomic region from Carcharodon carcharias isolate sCarCar2 chromosome 12, sCarCar2.pri, whole genome shotgun sequence encodes:
- the LOC121284712 gene encoding gamma-crystallin S-1-like — MVKIFKLNNLFCLFPQISFYEDRNFQGRHYECSSDSADLSPYFSRCNSIRVEDDWWVVYERRNYTGYQYVLSRGEYPDYQRWMGFNDSIRSCRSYPHYRGGNYRMRIYERPDFGGQMMELMDDSPSVYNRFRYRDIHSCHVMDGYWIFYEHPNYRGRQYFLRPGEYRRYGDWGGYNSTIGSFRRMRDF; from the exons ATGGTAAAG ATTTTCAAGCTGAACAATTTATTTTGTCTCTTTCCACAGATCAGCTTTTACGAGGACAGGAACTTCCAGGGTCGGCACTATGAGTGCAGTAGCGACAGTGCTGACCTGTCCCCTTACTTCAGCCGCTGTAACTCCATCCGTGTTGAGGATGACTGGTGGGTGGTGTATGAGAGACGCAATTACACGGGATACCAGTATGTTCTGAGCAGGGGAGAATATCCTGACTACCAGCGCTGGATGGGATTCAATGACAGCATCAGGTCATGTCGCTCCTACCCACAC TACCGAGGAGGAAACTACAGAATGAGGATTTATGAGAGACCTGACTTTGGAGGACAGATGATGGAATTGATGGATGACTCTCCATCTGTCTATAATCGTTTCCGTTACCGTGACATTCATTCCTGCCATGTGATGGACGGTTACTGGATCTTCTATGAACATCCCAACTACAGAGGCCGACAGTACTTCCTGAGACCTGGTGAATACAGGAGATACGGTGACTGGGGCGGCTACAACTCAACTATCGGATCGTTCAGGCGTATGAGggatttttag